In Anas acuta chromosome 5, bAnaAcu1.1, whole genome shotgun sequence, a single window of DNA contains:
- the CLMN gene encoding calmin — protein sequence MAGQEWDWFQREELIGHISDIRVQNLQVERENVQKRTFTRWINLHLGKCKPPLKVKDLFMDIQDGKILMALLEVLSGQKLMHEYKSSTHRIFRLNNIAKALKFLEDSNVKLVSIDAAEIADGNSSLVLGLIWNIILFFQIKELTGNLNRNSSSSSLSSGPSGPESDTSHPSTPNVERNMSVTVKDQRKAIRALLIWVQRKTRKYGVAVQDFASSWRSGLAFLAVIKAIDSTLVDMKQALEKSARENLEDAFSIAQNKLGVPRLLEPEDIMVESPDEHSIVTYVAQFLEHFPELEGEDFADPDKELPIESTYVHIKDTPSEKESKILILSESEENMYTVNHERSHPAPPKVHIHDTPERILSETAPEECNGKLSQVLDDSQETSEEEPQRPTSLNITGSIRFESNSSQQVLSDKLMPGEGDMSDDPLKQNDDFSPAVLTDQKNSVDSFEDYSEELTKETYTEYDNETKSLSANTSSLSPLSWTSGILTDESINKVEESKPQIPILLPEDSSKQEDTHKYVLHLLNEEVLKLPENEHTKQSPVFETTESNHCSVNGSNLESQELSTLLETSDDSLSDVPKNAEDLDSYDEDESSAEVLPSSSKVSVIPHDLFYYPHYNVPISAVLDAYVEPCLEGYDTENENSCETVTDVLHEEGIPAQDYLEDAPEPGLGNNLGVPAPEMDTENGEEETIDINGHGNSSYEEEVLLLVEELENEKDGQKATSDEDTTILQHSEAVDFNHLDDLAAMGKILKESSNREEKNKNMIKAEDLQISKAGTTTLLQDELEEIANCHEFYRTSDNDSNIYLRQRLPNTSEKEIFGENNQTMTDVSENLPIIRNKKDMEASETPASPHQAPCVDQSEMFYFIIFLWLLIYCFLVVPQLLSSKV from the exons TGGAACGGGAAAATGTACAGAAGAGGACCTTTACCAGATGGATAAACCTGCATTTGGGAAAG TGCAAGCCGCCTCTGAAAGTGAAAGATTTGTTTATGGATATACAAGATGGCAAAATCTTGATGGCGCTGCTGGAAGTCCTGTCAGGACAAAAGCTG ATGCACGAGTATAAGTCTTCAACCCATCGCATTTTTCGTTTGAACAACATAGCCAAAGCACTTAAGTTCTTGGAGGACAGCAAT GTAAAACTTGTTAGCATTGATGCAGCAGAAATAGCAGATGGAAATTCCTCTCTGGTACTTGGACTAATATGGAACATAATCTTGTTTTTTCAG ATTAAGGAGCTGACAGGCAACCTCAACAGGAACTCCTCCTCATCCAGCCTCTCGTCCGGGCCCAGCGGGCCAGAGTCAGACACGTCTCACCCTAGCACTCCCAACGTGGAGAGGAACATGTCTGTCACGGTGAAAGACCAGCGGAAAGCCATCAGAGCCCTTTTAATCTGGGTCCAGAGGAAAACCAGAAA GTATGGTGTTGCAGTTCAGGACTTTGCCAGCAGTTGGAGGAGTGGCCTGGCTTTCCTGGCTGTCATAAAAGCCATAGACTCCACTTTGGTAGATATGAAGCAAGCACTGGAGAAATCAGCTCGAGAAAATTTGGAGGATGCTTTCAGCATTGCACAAAATAAGCTGGGTGTTCCTAGGCTCCTAGAGCCGGAAG ATATAATGGTGGAATCCCCCGATGAGCACTCTATTGTGACCTATGTGGCGCAGTTTCTGGAACACTTCCCTGAGCTGGAAGGC GAAGACTTTGCAGATCCTGACAAGGAGCTTCCAATTGAGTCCACATATGTTCACATCAAAGACACAccttcagaaaaggaaagcaaaatcttgattttaagtgaaagtgaagaaaacatgTATACTGTTAATCATGAAAGGAGTCACCCTGCTCCTCCAAAGGTTCATATTCATGACACCCCTGAGAGAATCCTGTCAGAAACCGCTCCTGAAGAATGTAATGGCAAATTGAGTCAAGTGTTAGATGATTCACAGGAAACCTCAGAAGAGGAGCCTCAAAGGCCTACCTCGCTGAACATTACAGGATCTATCCGTTTTGAATCCAATTCGTCCCAGCAAGTGCTTAGTGATAAATTGATGCCAGGTGAAGGGGACATGTCTGATGACCCACTGAAACAGAATGATGACTTTTCTCCAGCTGTTCTGACAGACCAGAAAAATTCTGTTGACTCTTTTGAAGACTACTCTGAAGAATTAACTAAAGAAACCTATACTGAATACGACAATGAAACTAAGAGCCTTTCAGCCAATACTTCTTCTTTAAGCCCACTGTCCTGGACTTCAGGTATACTTACAGATGAATCTATAAATAAAGTAGAAGAGAGCAAGCCCCAAATTCCAATTCTTTTACCAGAAGATAGCTCGAAACAAGAAGATACACATAAGTATGTTCTCCATCTTCTAAATGAGGAAGTACTGAAACTGCCAGAAAATGAACATACAAAGCAATCGCCTGTCTTTGAGACAACAGAATCTAACCACTGTTCAGTGAATGGTTCTAATCTTGAAAGCCAAGAACTATCTACACTGCTAGAAACATCCGATGACTCTCTCTCAGATGTGCCCAAAAACGCAGAGGACCTTGACAGCTATGATGAAGATGAGTCTTCAGCGGAAGTGCTACCCAGTTCTTCAAAAGTATCAGTAATACCCCATGATCTCTTCTATTATCCACATTATAATGTTCCCATATCAGCAGTTCTGGATGCTTATGTTGAGCCTTGTCTCGAAGGTTAtgatactgaaaatgaaaactcttGTGAAACAGTAACAGATGTTTTACATGAGGAGGGGATACCAGCACAGGACTACTTGGAAGATGCTCCAGAGCCAGGCTTAGGGAATAACCTAGGAGTTCCTGCACCAGAAATGGATACTGAGAATGGAGAGGAGGAAACAATAGATATTAATGGTCATGGGAATTCTTCCTATGAAGAAGAAGTACTATTACTAGTAGAagaattagaaaatgaaaaagatggcCAAAAGGCCACCAGCGATGAAGATACCACAATTCTACAACATTCTgag GCTGTAGATTTCAACCATCTAGATGATTTAGCAGCAATGGGAAAGATACTGAAAGAAAGTAGtaacagggaggaaaaaaacaaaaatatgataAAAGCAGAAGACTTACAGATCTCAAAAGCTGGGACTACTACTCTGTTACAAGATGAACTGGAAGAAATTGCTAATTGTCATGAATTTTACAG AACTAGTGACAATGATTCCAACATTTATCTCCGACAAAGGCTTCCTAATACTTCTGAGAAG GAAATCTTTGGTGAAAACAACCAGACAATGACAGATGTAAGTGAAAATCTACCAATCATCAG